The Trachemys scripta elegans isolate TJP31775 chromosome 6, CAS_Tse_1.0, whole genome shotgun sequence genome includes a window with the following:
- the GLRX gene encoding glutaredoxin-1, with protein MTQEFVQSKIKSDKVAVFIKPTCPYCQNAVKLLKKYSFKKGHLEFIDITTQDDMDGIQDYFQQTTGARTVPRVYIGEVCIGGYSDLAALEEQGKLSQKLKQIGAL; from the exons ATGACTCAGGAATTTGTGCAGAGCAAAATCAAATCTGATAAAGTGGCTGTTTTTATAAAGCCAACCTGTCCTTACTGCCAGAATGCAGTGAAACTACTCAAAAAATATTCCTTCAAGAAAGGCCACCTGGAATTCATTGACATCACCACCCAAGATGATATGGATGGCATTCAGGATTATTTCCAGCAGACAACAGGGGCAAGAACA GTCCCCCGTGTGTATATTGGAGAAGTCTGCATTGGTGGATATTCTGATCTGGCTGCTTTAGAAGAGCAGGGAAAACTCTCTCAAAAGCTAAAGCAAATTGGTGCTCTATAG